One genomic segment of Phalacrocorax carbo chromosome Z, bPhaCar2.1, whole genome shotgun sequence includes these proteins:
- the PLIN2 gene encoding perilipin-2 gives MALAAIDPHQNIVLRVVNLPLVSSTYDMVSTAYITTKDNHPYLKSVCEMAEKGVKTITSVAMTGAMPIIQKLEPQIVVANSYACIGLDKIEERLPILNQPTDKVVANAKDVVVGAREAVTTTVTGAKESVAHTITGVVGRTKEAMQDSVEMTKSVVNGSINTVLGSRVVQMVSSGVDSALTKSEIFVDQYLPLTEAELEKEAAKVEGFEVGVQKPSYYVRLGSLSSKVHTRAYQQALNKVRDAKQKSQETISQLHHTVSLIEHARKNMNSANQKLLDAQEKLYQSWAEWKKNTGQNDDELHSAEYIELRTLAIAQSLTQQLQTTCITLVSSLQGLPQNVQDQVYSVGSMAGDVYQSFRSASSFQELSDTLLTTSKGQLKKIKESLDDVMDYLVNNTPLNWLVPDFTITDLSSESDDIPDILALDEDDQQDFSRTNGPYTAGQRAE, from the exons ATGGCGTTGGCAGCAATTGATCCACACCAG AACATTGTATTGAGGGTTGTCAACCTCCCCTTGGTGAGCTCCACCTATGATATGGTGTCCACAGCTTACATTACCACAAAAGATAACCATCCTTATCTGAAGTCAGTATGTGAGATGGCAGAGAAAGGAGTGAAGACAATTACTTCAGTGGCCATGACAGGTGCTATGCCTATCATCCAGAAACTGGAACCACAAA ttGTAGTTGCCAACAGCTATGCATGTATAGGTCTAGACAAAATTGAAGAGAGACTGCCTATACTGAATCAACCCACTGACAAG GTTGTCGCCAATGCCAAGGATGTAGTTGTTGGAGCCAGAGAAGCTGTAACAACGACTGTGACTGGTGCCAAGGAATCTGTTGCTCACACAATCACTGGAGTTGTGGGCAGGACTAAAGAAGCAATGCAAGACAGTGTAGAAATGACCAAGTCAGTTGTCAATGGCAGCATTAACACTGTCCTGGGAAGTCGTGTGGTGCAAATGGTGAGCAGTGGAGTGGACAGTGCTCTCACTAAATCGGAGATCTTTGTAGACCAGTATCTCCCTCTTACAGAAGCAGAACTAG AGAAAGAAGCTGCAAAAGTTGAAGGTTTTGAAGTTGGTGTTCAAAAGCCAAGCTACTATGTTCGACTAGGATCTCTGTCTTCAAAGGTCCACACACGTGCCTACCAACAAGCCTTAAACAAAGTTAGAGATGCTAAGCAGAAAAGCCAGGAGACAATCTCTCAGCTCCACCACACTGTTAGTCTG ATTGAGCATGCCAGAAAGAATATGAATAGTGCCAATCAGAAACTTCTTGATGCTCAGGAAAAGCTTTATCAATCCTGGgcagaatggaagaaaaatacaggccAAAATGATGATGAACTGCATAGCGCTGAG taCATTGAGTTAAGAACTCTAGCTATTGCACAGAGCCTCACTCAACAGCTTCAGACCACCTGCATCACACTAGTCTCAAGCCTACAGGGACTGCCACAGAATGTGCAGGATCAGGTTTACAGTGTTGGGTCAATGGCAGGTGATGTCTACCAGAGCTTTCGGTCAGCATCGTCCTTCCAAGAATTATCAGACACCCTTCTTACCACTAGCAAAGgacagctgaagaaaattaaggagTCTCTGGATGATGTGATGGATTATCTTGTTAACAACACGCCGCTCAACTGGCTG GTTCCAGATTTCACTATTACAGACCTGTCTTCAGAGTCAGATGATATCCCAGATATTTTGGCTTTGGATGAAGACGATCAACAAGACTTTTCACGCACAAACGGCCCTTACACTGCAGGGCAAAGAGCTGAATAA